ggaccCCGTGGGACATtgagggacatggggggaccctgggggacatttggggacactgagggaccCCGTGGGACACTGAGTGTGACACTGAGGGACAATGTGAGACACTgagggacaccgggggacaccgggggacaccgggggacaccgggggtgGCGGACCTGGACGTGGcgcagcagctgctccatggTGGTCTCCAGCTGCGGCTGCGGCTGCTCCCGGAAGATGTCGGAGCCCAGCAGGTCCCGGTAGTGCTGCAGCGCCTGGCGGATCCGCTGCAGGCAGCGCTGCGGGAGCGGGGGGGTGACACCGGGCTCCGGGAcacccccccgggacccccgggacccccgggaacTCGTGGGAACGGGGGGCGCAGCCCTCGGTATGGCTGGGAGCCCTCTGGGACCGCCAAACGCAtccctgggacccccgggacccccagggcCCCCGAGTGCATCCTCCAGCATCGCTGGGACCCCTAGAtatccccaggacccccaaatgcATCCCCCATCATCCCTGGGACCCCTTTGGGACCCCCAGGTTCATCCTCAGCTTCCCTAGGACCCCCAGATAtcctcaggacccccaaatgCATCCCCCAGCCTTCCTGGGATCCCCGAGACCCCCAAGTACATCCCCCATCATCCCTGGTACCCCTTTGGGACCCCCAGGTTCATCCTCAGcttccctgggaccccccaggcacccctgggacccccagactAACCCCAGAGCATCCCCTGAACCCCagacacccctgggacccccaaaaatccccaggacccccaagtgcatcccccagcatcccctgggacccctctgGGGCGCCCAAGTGCatcccccagcatccctgggacccctctgggaccccccaggtccctctgggACTCCCCCAGCTGAAccccagagcatcccctgggacccccagacaCCTCTGGAACACCCAGACAtcctcaggacccccaaatgCATCCCTGGGACCCCTCTGGGACCCCTCTGGGACCCCAGCTTCATCCTCAGCATCCCTGGGACTCCCAGACACcgctgggacccccccaggggaaccccaaacacccctgggacccccccaggcACCCTCAGCGACACCCCCTACCACACCTGGCGTGCCCAGGTGaacccccagcatccctgggttCCCCCGACCTCCGCAGCCCCCCCGGTTCCCCCGGTGATCCCGGTAGCCCCCGGTACCGTGTGGTTGCTCTCCAGGGTCAGGGGGTCGCAGGCGTCGCTGCAGCGGATCCGGGggggccaattttggggttcctcctccagcagctgcagcccctcctggagcagcGATCAGGGCGGTCACCGCGGGTCCCGGGAACCCCGGGGCGACACCGAACGCCCCCCGGTTCCACTCCCGCCGCGATGACTCCGCACCTCCCGGTGCTTCCCGAGCCTCCCGGTGCTTCCCGAGCCCCCCGCTATCCCCGGTCGAGCTCCCGCTGCTTCCCGAGCCTCCCGGTGCCCCCGGCCGAGCCCCCCGGTGCTTTCCGAGCTTACCGGTACCCGGCCAagcccccggtgtccccagccgAGCCCCCCGTAACTCTGACTGAGCCTCCCGGTGTCCCGGCTGAGTCCCCGGTACCCATCGCCGAGCCCCCGGTGCTTCCCGAGACCCCCGGTGCCCCGCCGAGCTCCCGATGCTTCTCGAgctccccgctgtccccggccGAGCTCCCCGGTGCTTTCCGAGCTTACCGGTGCCCCGCCGagcccccggtgtccccagctgaGCCCCCCGGTACTCAGGCTGAGCCCCCGATGCTTCCCGAGCCTGCCGCTCCCCCCGGCCGAGCCCCCGGTAACTCTGGCTGAGCTCCCCGGTGTTTCCCGGGCCCCCGGTGCCCCGGCCGAACCCCCCGGTACTCACCAGCACCGGGTGCGGCTCTCTGACCGCCCCCAGCAGCCGCGACAGCTCCCGGGACAGGACCCGGCAGGCGGCCCAGTCCGGCCGGCGgagcggtgccggtgccggtgccggtgccggtgccggcgCCGGtgcggcgggaggcggcggcagCAGAGCgaggagcaggcacaggcagaggcGGCGGAGCGGAGCCATCGCAGCTCGGTGTGTGCCGCCACCGGCGCCGCCACCGGGTCTTATGGGGCGGCGGCAGGTGGGGAATCCCGGGGCAGGTGCTCCCGCCCCTgcggcggcgccgccgcctccccccgAAAGCAGAACCGATACCGGGCCGGGGTCCCCGCGCTGCTGCCCGCCGCACCGGGACTGGACGGGACAGGATGGGACGGGCAGGAAAACCCGGGGCAGTTCCGGGCGGGATGGGAGGCACCGgcagcggcaccggcagcggcaccggcagcggcaccggcagcggcACTGGGACGGCCCCTCGGTGCACCGGGGAGCGGCGGAGCCCCGGCGTGGCCGCTCCCGGGTGCCGCTGTGTCCGAGCCGGTGCTCCCGGGTGTCGCCCCGGTGTTCCCGCGGTGTCCCCTCGGTgatccccggtgtccccccagtgtcctcCAGGTGTTTCCGTGTATCCCTTCAGTGTCCCCTCTTTGTCCCCCCGGTGccccctcggtgtcccctcggtgtcccccggctgtcccctcggtgtccccccggtgtccgGGGCCGGACCGGGGCCGTGCTGCCGCAATCTCGGCGGCTCCGGCGCTTCCCGCTCCgcccgctggggctgcccccggcTTTCCCCGGCACCGGGAGCGCCGCGGGCACCGGGGATGGGCCGGgcacggggacagcagggaggggacacctggggacacctggggacatcggggtgggactggggacaccggggaaGGGGGGGACGggaggacactgaggggacagcagcGGACACGGTGCGATACCGGGGTGCTGcgtgggacatttggggacactttgggatGCCGTGGGGTGCCAGAGGACCCCGTGGGACATTGAGGGACCCCGTGGAACACTGTGGGATGCCAGAGGACAGCGGGGGACACTGAAGGGCATCTGGGAACACTTTGGGGAACCCATGGGGTGCCAGGGGACAGCGTGGTACGCCGGGACATGTGGGGACATTTGGGAACACTTTGGGATGCCGTGGGGTGCCAAAGGACACGGTGGGACCCCGTGGGACATTGTAGGACCCCCGTGCACGCCAGGGACTGCGcgggacacttggggacacctggggaccccGAGGGGTGCCAGACACCCGCGGGCACCGTGGGACGCCCCGGGTTGTTCCGTGACACACCGTAGGGTCTCGTAGGTAACCGGAGACGCTGCATGAGACCCCACAGGCCACAGCCACCGCACGGCTCGGCAGCGCGCGGGGCTCCGAGAGGCTCCCGGTGGTCCCGGGACTCCCCCCGGGGCTCCCCCGCCGCGAACGAGCCGAGTGCATCATTTTTGTCCCGTGCACCGCCCCGTCCCGCCGCGCCGCTTAGTCCCGCCCTCCTCTGGCGCTCATTGGTCAGCGTACGGCTCTCTGCGTTGCCATTGGTCGGCGGCAGGGGGCGGGCCCGGTTTACCGGGCAGGGGGCGCGGTTGCCGTAGCGacggcgggagcggccccggccccggcccggccgcggcgGCGCAGCGGGACGAGCCCggcagcgcggccccggcgcggctCTGCCCGCGGCGGCTCGGTAACGGCGCGCGCGGCGGGGTGTGGGGTGGCTGCTCCGGGGCCCGGTGAGAGCGGCCGCTCGGGACGGGCCCCTCCCACCGTGCTCCCCGCCCGGCCCCACGCCTGGGACTGCGGGCGCTGATACCGCCGGTCCCGCCGGCGCGTTCGGTGTGGGGCCGCGATGATAAAGGCGGCGGGTGCGGAGCTGGCCCGGAGCCCCGGGGgtgcggcggggcggggcccggGCGGGGCCCGGTTTGGCTCTCCGGGACAGCCCGGTGCCTTGGGACACTGCCCGCTTCCTCTGGAGGTTGTTCCGTGCTCTGGGAGTACTGCCCGGTATCCCCGGGAGGCTGCCTGGCATCTTGGGCTGCTTCCCGGTTAGCCCGGATGCTGCCCGGTGCTCAGGGATCAGTGCCTGgtgtcctgggacccctgcccGGTACCCAAGGACAGTGCCCGGTGCTCAGGGATCAGTGCCCGGTGCTCAGAGACCCCTGCCCGGTGCTCAGGGACCGTGCCCGgtgtcctgggacccctgcccGGTACCCAGGGATCCCTGCCCGGTACTTAGGGACCCCTCCCGGTCACCCAGGGACCCCTGTCTGGTGCTCAGGGCCTGTGCCCGGTGCCCAGGTCCCCCTGCCCGGTGGGTGCCCAGGGGAGGGCACCCCTTCTCCCGCATCCCCCCGGTGATCCCGGCTGCCGTTCCTGCCCCTCAGCTCCCGGGAACTCCGGCTGCCGTTCTTGCCCTTGACCCCCGTTCCTGCCCCTCAGCCCCCGTTCCCGTCCCTCACCCCCGGTGATTCCCGCTGCCGTTCCCGTCCCTCAATCCcggagctgctgttcctgcccctCAATCCCCGTTCCTGCCCCTCACCCCGGGAATCCCGGTCCCGGCTGCCGTTCCTGCTCCTCGCCCCGGGAGGTGCCGTTCCCGTCCCTCAGCCCCGTTCCTGTCTTTGACCCCCGGTGATTCCCGCTGCCGTTCCTGTCCCTCATCCCTAGAGATCCCGATCCCAGCTGCCGTTCCTGCCCCTCACCCCCGGGATCCCGGTCCCGGCTGCCGTTCctgtccctcagccccagcGATTCCAGCtgccattcccatcccatccctggttCCCTCATCCCATCCCTGGTTCCCCCGTCCCATCCCCGGttcccccatcccatccccggTTCCTGTGTCCCATCCCCGGTTCCTGTGTCCCATCCCCGGTTCCCTCGTCCCATTCCCGGTTCCCCCGTCCCATCCCCGGTTCCCTCGTCCCATTCCCGGTTCCTGTGTCCCATCCCCGGTTCCCTCGTCCCATTCCCGGttcccccatcccatccccggTTCCCCCGTCCCATCCCCGGTTCCCGTGTCCCATCCCCGGTTCCCGTGTCCCATCCCTGGttcccctgtcccatccctggttcccctgtcccatccccggTTCCCCCGTCCCGTCCCCGGttcccccatcccatccccggTTCCCCCGTCCCATCCCCGGTTCCCCCGTCCCGTCCCCGGttcccccatcccattcccGGTTCCCCCGTCCCATCCCTGGTTCCCCCGTCCCATCCCCGGTTCCCccgtcccattcccagttccctcGTCCCATTCCCGGTTCCCCCGTCCCATCCCCGGTTCCCCCGTCCCGTCCCCGGttcccccatcccatccccggTTCCCCCGTCCCATCCCCGGTTCCCCCGTCCCATCCCCGGTTCCCCCGTCCCGTCCCCAGTTCCCCCGTCCCATCCCCGGttcccccatcccattcccGGTTCCCCCGTCCCATCCCTGGTTCCCCCGTCCCGTGCCCGGTTCCCCCGTCCCATCCCCGGTTCCAGccccccctcctgtccctgacCCGCCCCCCGTCCCTCTCCCCCCTCTCCAGGGCCAGGACCCACCATGAACTTCGAGGGGCTCAACCCCTCCCTGGCCGAGTTCGCTCCTCCCCTGCACCCCGCGCTGGAGCCGGTGCTGGACCCGCACCTGAACCCCAACCTGGTGGAGCTGGACCCCGAGGGGGTGGCCCTGGAGGGGCTCCCGGTGCCCGACCCGGTGCCCCTGATGGAGGGCATCTACAGCGAGCTGCACACGGCCGTCTCCGAGGTCGGCGTGCCCGTGGCCGTGGCACACTTCGACCTGCACGAGGAGATGCTGTGGGTCGGCAACCACGGGGTACGCGGGGAGCTGGTGGAAGGttctggaggggtttggggagctcTGGAGAGGTTTTGGGAAAGtttgggggaggttttgggaaggtttcagAAAGGTTTGGGAAGCTCTGGAGAGGTTTTGGGAAAGTTTTGGAAGctctggggaggttttgggagctctggggaggttttgggaaGCTCTGGAGAGGTTCTGGAGAGGTTTTGGGAAGCTCTGGAGAGGTTTTTGGGAGCTCTGGAGAGGTTCTGGAGAGATTCTGGAAGCTCTGGAGAGGTTTGGGGGAGCTCTGGAGAGGTTTTGGGAAGGTCTGGGAAGGTTGTAGGAAGctctggaggggttttgggaaggtttggggagctctggagaggttttgggaggttctggagaggttttggggagctctggagaggttttgggaaggtttcagAAAGGTTTGGGAAGCTCTagagaggttttggggaggttaGGAAAGATCTGGGAAGGTTTTGAGAAGCTCTGGAGAGGTTTTGGGAAAGTTTTGGAAGCTCTGGAGAGGTTTTGGGAAGATCTGGGAGGTTTTGGGAAGATTCTGGAAGGTTTGGGGGAGGGAGCTCTGGAGAGGTTTTGGAAgctctggggtggttttgggaaggtttgtgGGAGCTCTGGAGAGGTTCTGGGGAGCTCTGGAAAGGTTTTCGAAGCTCTGGagaggttttgggaaggttttagAAGCTCTGGACAGGTTTTGGAGAGGTTGTGGGAAGCTCTGGAGAGGTTTTGGGAAGATCTGGGAAGGTTTTGGAAAGGTTTTGAAAGCTCTGGAGAGGTTTTGGGCAGTTCTGGAGTGGTTTTGGAAATGATCTGGAAAAGTTTTGGCAAACTCTGGGAAGctctggaggggttttgggaaACTCTGGGAAGCTCTGGAGGGGTTTTGGTAAGCtctgggaaggttttgggaaggtttgggaaagTTTTGGGAAGCTCTGGAGGGTTTTTGGAAGCTCTGGGGGGGAAAACCCCCATAACCTGGATCTGGCAGAGGACAAAGCGATGCTCAGCTGTGTCACACCCACTGGGACAAGGGGTTgtgacacccctgtcccctcttCTTTCAGGGCTTCAGGGCcatgttgtgatttttttatttatccaGAGAAAAGCCTGAGCTGCCTTCCctggcttggagcaccctggaaTGCCCCCATAACCTGGAAAATCCAAGATCTGGCAGAGGATGAAGCAACACTCAGCTGTGTCACACCCACTGGGACATGGGGTTGtgacatccctgtcccctgtgctttCAGGGCCATGCCACCTCCTTCTTCGGGCCCACTCTGGAGCGCTACTCCTCCTTCCAGGTGAACAGCAGCGACGACATCCGCCAGATCCAGAGCCTGGAGAACGGCGTCCTCTTCCTCACCAAAACCAACCTCAAGTACCTGTCCCGGGGAGGCCTCATCATCTTCGACTACCTGTGAGTGCTCCTGgcccttccagcccttccctgctccctccagggGTTGGGCAGGGGTctctggggtctctggggtCTCAGGAGTCTCAGCGGTCTCTGGGGTGTCAGGGGTCTCTGGGGTGTCAGGGGTGTCAGGAGTCTCAGGGATCTCTGGGGGTGTCAGGGGTctctggggtctctggggtctcaggggtctctgggggtctcGGGGTctctggggtctctggggtgTCAGGGGTGTCAGGAGTGTCAGGGGTCTCATGGATATCTGGGGTCTCAGGGGTCTCAGGAGTCTCAGGGGTCTCATGGATGTCTGGGGTCCCAGGGGTCTCAGGTGTGTCATGGGTCTCAGGTGTGTCAGGGGTCTCGGGGGTCTCTGGGCTGTCAGGGATGTCAGGGGCCTCAGGGGTCTCAGGAGCCTCAGGGGTCTCTGGGGTGTCAGGAGTCTAAGGGGTCTTGGGTCTCAGGGGTGGCAGGGGTCTCATGGATGTCTGGGGTCTCAGGGGTCTCTGGGGTGTCACGGGTctcaggggtccctggggtcTCAGGGATCTCTAGGGTCTCAGGGGTGTCAGGAGCCTTAGGGGTGTTGAGGGTCTCAAGGGTCTCAGGAGTGTCAGGTGTCCCAGGGCTCTCTGGGGTCTCAGGTGTGTTTGGGGTCTCAGGAGCCTCAGGGTCTTTGGAGCCTCAGGGTTCTCAGGTGTGTCAGGTGTgtctggggtccctggggtctCTGGGGTGTCAGGGGTCTCAAGTGTgtctggggtccctggggtgtcaGGGGTCTCTGGGGCCTCAGGGGTCTCTGGGGTCTCAGGGGTCTCAGGGGTCTCTGGGGTCTCAGGGGTCTCAGGTGTGTCAGGGGTCTCAGGGGTCCTGCCTGTCCCCCAGCATGGATGAATCCGAGGACAtgcacagcctcctgctgacGGACAACAACACCCTGCTGGTGGCCGGGCTGCAGAACCACGTGCTGGAGATGGACCTCAACACCGTCCAGGAGACACAGAAggtgtggctgggctgggggctgctccctggagcTTCGCTCTGGGATtcctccctgcccatccctgctcttccctgctcttccctgctcatccctgctctttcctgctctttcctggTCATCTTTGCTCATCTCTGCTCTCTTCCCTGCTCATCTTTTCTCActtccctgcccatccctgctcatCTCCGTtctcatccctgctccatccctgctccatccctgctccatccctgctccatccctgcccatccctgctccatccctgctccatccctgctccatccctgtccattcctgtccatccctgcccatccctgtccatccctgcccatccctgctccatccctgctccatccctgtccatccctgtccatccctgctccatccctgctccatccctgtccatccctgatcttctctgcccatccctgctccatccctgctccatccctgtccatccctgatcttctctgcccatccctgctccatccctgctccatccctgctccatccctgctccatccctgctccatccctgcccatccctgcccatccctgctccatccctgctccatctctgctccatccctgctccatctctgctccatccctgctccatccctgtccatctctgctccatccctgcccatccctgcccatctctgctccatctctgctccatccctgtccatccctgatcttctctgcccatccctgctccatccctgctccatccctgtccatccctgtccatccctgcccatccctgcttcatccctgctccatccctgcccatccctgcccatccctgctccatccctgctccatccctgctccatccctgctccatccctgctctatccctgctccatccctgctccatccctgctccatccctgtccatccctgcccatccctgtccatccctgcccatccctgctccatccctgctccatccctgcccatctctgctccatccctgtccatccctgatcttctctgcccatccctgtccatctctgctccatccctgctccatccctgctccatccctgctccatccctgctccatccctgtccatccctgcccatccctgcccatccctgctccatccctgctccatccctgctccatccctgtccattcctgtccatccctgcccatccctgcccatccctgctccatccctgctccatccctgctccatccctgcccatccctgcccatccctgccctttgctgacccctgctctccccacctCTCTCCCAGTACACCGTGGAGGTGCCCGGCATCACCATCATGAGGCAATCCAACCGTTTCTTCTTCTGCGGCCACACCTCAGGCAAGGTAACCCCCgtgcagggagggaaaaatcccagaatctGAGCCCTTCCCAGACCTCCAGAGCCTGGGTGACCACAGCCAGGCCCTCCCCTCTCAGGTGTCCCTGCGTGACCTGCGCACCTTCGTGGTGGAGCACGAGTTTGACGCCCACTCCGGGAGCCTGTCGGATTTTGACGTTCACGGGAACCTGCTGGTGACCTGTGGCTTCTCCAGCCGCATGAATGGCCTGGCCTGTGACCGCTTCCTCAAGGTCTATGACCTCCGAATGATGAGGGCCACCACCCCCCTGCAGGTCCACATCGACCCCTTCTTCCTCCGCTTCATCCCCACCTACACCTCCCGCCTGGCAATCATCTCCCAGACAGGTGAGGTCACGCTGTGGGTGACACTTCTATCAGAAATTCtctattttcatttctaaaacctttccccccctttatcTGTCCTTGTAAATTCTCAGAGCACAAAACCTCTCACTGCTtcccctgtcactgctgtggggtcgtgttgggattttttatttatcCAGGGGAAAGCTTGAGCTGCCTTCCCCTGGTTTGGAGCACCCAGGAGTGCCAGGAATGTCCCTCATAACCTGGAAAAGCCTAACCCATAACCTGGGGTTATGGGGTTATGGAGGGGGGGTTTATCCCTTTCCCACATGTGGGGttggtcctggtgtccccaagtTCAGGGTTGGGTCCTGTAGGAttcaggctggagcagaggaggatgaCAGGAGAGCTCACAAATTCCTCACTTTGCTCTCTGGGAtggtgacaggacccaagggaatggctggagctgtttaggtgagatttggggaaaaggtttttcctcCAGGGGATGTTCCATAATTTGAGAGGTCAGGGACAACACTCTCAggtgttgggatttggggatttgaggAACTTTTGAGCTTGTCCTGTGCAAGAACAGGcattggactcaatgatccttgtgagtTCCTTTCAGCTCAGGGTATTCCATCATTTGAGAGGTCAGCGACAAGGCTCTCAggtgttgggatttggggatttgaggAACTTTTGGGCTTGTCCTGTGCAAGaacaggagttggactcaatgatctgtGTGAGTTCTTTTCAGCTCAGGGTATTCCATCATTCAAGAGGTCAGAGACAACACTCTCAGGTGCTTGAATCTGGGGGCTGGGGAACTTTTAGCCTTGTCCTACACaggaccaggagctggacttcGCTCCTTGTgcctcccttcccactcaggacAACGCTCATCCAAGCGCCGCTATCCCACTGCCAGCAGCGTGCCGCCACATCCTGACTCCCAGCCACTCCTAGCACcacatttccccattttccctcctctccaggccAGTGCCAGTTCTGTGAGCCCACCGGGCTGGCCAACCCTGCCGACATCTTCCACGTCAACACCGTGGGGCCGCTCATCATGACCTTCGACGTGTCCGCCAGCAAGCAGGCGCTGGCCTTCGGCGACTCCGAGGGCTGCGTCCACCTCTGGGCCGACTCCCCAGAGGTCACTTTCAACGCCTACTCCCGTGAGACTGACTTTGCCCTGCCCTGCATGGTGGACACGCTGCCACACCTGGACTGGAACCAGGACCTGGTGCCTCTGTCGTTGATCCCGGTGCCGCTGACCAGCGACGCGCTGCTCTCGGACTGGCCGGCCGCCAACTCAGCCCCGGCGCCGCGgtaatcccaaattcccactgaaagaattcccaaattcccactctGGCAGAgtcctcctccttttctgttcccTAGAACAGAGGATAGAGGGATTGAATTAAATGAAAAGCAGGTTTTTATTGAAGGCTTTCAATAGGCGCACCTTGTGTAGTTAAAGTCGCCCAGAGGTTACACCCAAAATGTTGGTCATGagtttttcacacttttataagtttggtgCATTTATAAATCAGGGGTTAATCCTCCAATTACAGCCTCAGATAATGGAGTTACTTACTCCAATTACAGCCTCAGGTAATGGAGTGAGTTACTCCAATTACAGCCTCAGGTAATGGAGTGAGTTACTCCAATTACAGCCTCAGATAATGGAGGCATTTACTCCAAGTTTGCCCCCCTCAATTCACTGTTGTTTACATTTCTAGGAGCTAGAGCCAAGTGTCCTTGAGTTTCAGAGAGGAATTGTTTCATGTAAATAAAAGGAGAGAACAGCAGCTGACAGGCTGTGGAGTTGTTGAGTTATACCATAAAGCAATGCaggatctgaaaaatataaaagctgaatCCTAAGGCATCATTCCTGCTTGCCTGGGAAACACCAGATGAGTTTCCTGTGGTGGAGGTGTGAGGATGGTGGGACATGGTCcaacctccctccctcccactcccaGTGGgatcctgcctctgctctgcccatgtggaatctccttttccctcttcctaCCCCCCAtactcagcactgctgccctggcacgTCATTCACTGGGATGGAAAAtgagcctggggaggggggaacgCTCAGGACCCCCTCAGGGTgggtccctgagccccccctggGTGGGGGGGGTGCTGCTCTGAGTCAGGGGGTGTTTCCAGGCGAGCCCCCCCGGTGGATCCCGAGATCCTGCGCACCATGAAGAAGGTGGGGTTCATCGGCTACGCCCCAAACCCCAGGACCAAGCTCCGTAACCAGGTACCCACTGCCaggagggggattttgggagggtggagctctgcagcctgggaggggatggagctctCTGCGTGCTGAGGGATCCCTGAGGTTTCAGGACAAGAGGTGGAATCCCATCCCGCAGGTGGAGTTTGGAGGTGGCAGCTTCTCCTGAGCAAAGGGATGGAGTtggaattcccagctccatccctccatggctctgagggcagggaaggtCTGAGCTGTTGGGAGGTTCATGGCACGTCCCTCAGCCTTGGGAAAACACTGCCCTGTGCTTTCCCACAGTGACAAATCCCTGCCAGCAGGAAGGTGTGGAGGCCTCCTGCAGGTCCAGGGAGGGccccactctgctctggtggATCCCTTTGCTCATTCAGGGAAGCAGgaaagcccaggagctgcttgtgGGGTTTCTCCCCAGCTCAGGGTTCAGCTGCTCaccccttttctctctctgctccaagaTTCCTTATCGCTTAAAGGAGATGGACAACGAGTTTGACAACTTCAGCCAAGTCCCCGAGTCCCCGATCGGGCGTGAGGAGGAGCCACATCTCTACAGGGTGGCCAAGAAGTACAGGAAGGTGGTGGCCTtggggggctgctctggggcagagTGGGGAAAAGGCTCCGTGGGGAGGTGTTTTTTTACCTGTCACATCTCTGCTCAGGTCACCATCAAATACTCCAAGCTGGGCCTGGAGGATTTTGACTTCAAGCATTACAACAAGACGCTgtttgcagggctggagccccacaTTCCCAACGCCTACTGCAACTGCATGAtccaggtgggagctgccccagtgccacccagacccctgtgtccccccagagTCCCCCTGACTGCTGGCTCTCCACCAGGTGCTGTATTTCCTGGAGCCAGTTCGCTGCCTGGTCCAGAACCACCTGTGCCAGAAGGAATTCTGCCTGGGCTGCGAGCTGGGCTTGCTCTTCCACATGCTGGACCTGTCTCGAGGAGACCCCTGCCaggtctgtgctgggctgggctgcccagggggatGGCAGAGGAACGGGAGtggtgctgggcaggcagaTGGAAACTCCTGTCACTCCACCTTGGTGACATTGCTCTCCCCATGCCCAGGGAAGCAATTTTCTGCGGGCTTTCCGCACGATCCCGGAGGCGTCGGCTCTGGGCTTGATCCTGGCAGACTCAGATGAAGCCACGGGGAAGGTGAACCTGGGGAGGCTGATTCAGAGCTGGAACCGTTTCATCCTGACTCAGCTGCACCAGGAaacccaggagcaggagggaccCCAGGCCTAccggggggctggcagcaggtgaGGCCCTGCCatagggatgggacagggaatgAGCCAAGCTGGGGAGGGGGACTGCTCACCTGAGACCCCACCCATCCCTCGGGA
This Haemorhous mexicanus isolate bHaeMex1 chromosome 33, bHaeMex1.pri, whole genome shotgun sequence DNA region includes the following protein-coding sequences:
- the IL23A gene encoding interleukin-23 subunit alpha, encoding MAPLRRLCLCLLLALLPPPPAAPAPAPAPAPAPAPLRRPDWAACRVLSRELSRLLGAVREPHPVLEGLQLLEEEPQNWPPRIRCSDACDPLTLESNHTRCLQRIRQALQHYRDLLGSDIFREQPQPQLETTMEQLLRHVQDGHGRPPRHLLAPTRVWEQPLQRHLALKRLRSFAALIGRVFNHRAR